The DNA window TgtagtacctgaaactacttttaactatttttttttttttgtaaattgactagatttcaaattgattATGTCCATGTAACATCATACGTTTAAAGCATATACAAGTAACACCTTAGACAATTAAAATAGAAAGATGTTTTTCTAATTTACTTTCACTATTTCATTTTCAGATTAGTCTGTACATGATGCTGTAATATTTGGGTGTGCAAATACCTGTATGGCAAGggaatgttttatttgtttaaaacaaaaacaaaaaagctgtttccagtggtattttaaaaacaaattaaatgggaatttttttctAGCCATTGGctttatacatttttgttttcaaatagacTATATTTTGTAACATGTCTCTTTAAGAGGCCCATTAAGGAAGTCCATATAGAAAATGTCGGGTGTGTAGAAAATGCAGGATTATCCCAAGTATGAAATTTGAGCACACACATTTGAACCACTTTGGAAACAATGAATCTATTGAGCAACACTTCATAACAAATACAGTCTAGCTCTGGGTTCAGAAAGCAGCTAACTCATTGATTATGGATGCTACCATAaacaaatactttttattttttgtatattccCATTTACACTTTTTTGGGTCTCAGGGTACCATGTTACATACTTGACCTAAAACCTAGAATCAGTGCACaggtaaaatcttggccccattgaagtcaatgggagttctgccattggtgccagtggagtcaggatttcatccaactTACTTTGTGGCGTGCTTCCCaaccggggggtgggggagaagatttttatatatatatatatatatatatatatatatatatatatatataaggaaaCTAGGTTTTTGGATATAAGTTACCAGGGTATAACTAAGCGCCGTTGTACTAGTATAACTCTGTCTGTGCTATGGGGTTGTACCGCTATGTCTGTTTCTAAACAGATATAGTTAAAGCATTATAAAAACTGTGTAGACCATCCTTTATTCATGTGCGTAGTCCAACTCAGGTTAAAGGGATTGTTTACATGTCTCAGTATTATTCATGTAAATAGGGTCTTCCAGTTATTGGGTCCTAAACACACACTATCCAATACACACTGAAGTAAATTGAAAGACTCCTATTATTTTAAAGGGGATCTGGATTGGATCCTAAATTAGAAATTCTATTGATAATGCatgaaccagaaaaaaaatccctctccctctccacccTTAGAGTTTAATGACTCTGCAGTACCAACAGAGGTGAAAATAGCACAAACTGATTTTTATCACTAAAGTCAGCCAATCTGATTCTGAATACACAGCGGACAGATGGTTGAGAATGTCAGAAAAGTGACACAAAAATGACACAATTACTgaattttcaattaaaagaaaacagaaagagtTAATTTAGGTATCAATCCTCAAGTCTTTACTTACAAAAAGTTCACAGGGACTACAGTGAGAGTTCTTACTtacataattaatattttattttcacaatgaAAGATCAACACATATAGGGAGATTTTCCTCTGAATTACAAGCACTCACAACACAAGGGAAAGTAGTTTGTAAATAATAATATCACACTCTAAACAAAAATGTAAGTGAACAAGTGTATTCAAACATATTAtctgatatattcttctgagccAAACAAATTCCAAATCAATCacagtaaaataaacaaaataacatTCATGTGTGCATCCATACACACCATCATCAAATTAGAGAGGACAATGTAAAAGAGCTGAACCATTTccacttctttcttttcttctctctgtctcttcctcccCATAGCCCTTTAGTCTTTGTTCACTATTCTCATCGCCATCCTATAATAtgatgacttcaatgggacttaagaatatgcttaaatgcaggggtggccaacctgtggctctggagccacatgtggctcttcagaagttaatatgcggctcctcgtataggcaccgactccggggctgaagctacaggtgccaactttccaatgtgccagggggtgctcactgctcaacccctggctccgccacaggccctgcccccattccaccccttcttgccccctcccctgagcctgccatgccctcactcctctttCTCCAACATGgtgtctcctgcatgccacgaaacagctgagcaggaggtggggggagagaggggaggcgCTGATAGGCCGGGCTggtgatgtattactgtggctctttggcaatgtacattggtaatttttggctccttctcaggctcaggttggccacccctgcttaaatgctttgcagaatcagggcataAATAATATTCCGTATCCTATGAGTCTATTAGAAACCATCATTCATCTtgtacattatatttattttgtttccagAACCTGATTACAATGTCTTTGGATTTAATTAATAGGTTTATtaactttttgtttgtgtgtttgtttttgtttacacagGAGAGCACTAATGACAGCAGATCTCCAACTTGGGAGAAACCAGGCTCTGTCATATATGAAATATCTGGCATACATTCAgtagttttgcctgagcaaaggctgcagaatcaggtccttcaGGAGGTATTATTTCACAGAGAGTGGTGAATTGGTGAAATGGACTGCCGGCTGAGATGGTGGAGTCAAGTATAGTAGTAATGTAGTGAAGCAAAACTTGGGTTACTATATGGGACTGAATAAATTAAAGGAATATTAGTCAGTTTTGTGATTGGGATTATCTGACAGTCCTTTCTGaaagtcaggaaggaatttttcactGATTGTTCTGAGCTTCTCTCcaaatgatttttgttgttgttttatggcCTCTGgcacaaagtaaaaaaaaccccaaactgaaataaaatttacatttaaaaaaaattaaatgtagagGGCAGAGCTATCATAATGATCCTTAAACCATTTCAGACATGAAAGGATTCATGGCCTGCTTCTGGTCTTACACaataatgggtcaaattctgccctcatattAATTTGTTGCTTTCTGTCAGCTCTCCATCACTTCACTGAAGATAGAGTCTGACCCTAGGAGATTAGAAACTAGATTAGAAATGGGATCTTTCATGAgacatgttttttaaatatcaaataacaaaacagaaattataaacaaaaactagtatgcagtgttgttgtagccatgtcagcaTATTAAAgaggcaagatgggtgaggtaatatcttttatggaccAACTTGtcttgctcaccaacagaagttcgtccaataaaagatattacttcactctccttgtctctctaatatcctgggacgaacatggctacaataacactgcatactAGAGCAGTGAGCCACAGTTCTGCAAGTAGGAATCCTGCTGTTTGCTCTAGCTGACAACTTTTGGGGTTTTTATTCTATTCCTTATACAACAACCAAGTGAACACCTTCCAATAGTGCAAGTGTCTTCTTTTTGTCTTCCCTTTCTCAGGGAGAAAATTGTGTGAGAATTTATATAATATATGATGTGTTAATATTAGCAAAGACAAGGTTGAAAAAGTGAACCTTCCAGTTGAATGGAAGGTGTTGAGGTTTTTGGTAGTTCTTAGATCCTGTGGAAGTTGTTTCCACAGTTTTGGACTGATTCCTAAGAAAGTTCTCTTGTACACATTCTTGCTGTAGacagttccattgtgccagaggaatgAAGTTGTCATCATCCACAGTTCTTGTCCCAGCATATTAGATGGCTTACATTACACTTGAGTACATGCATGTGGATTTGGGACAGAAAGACCTTCTTCACTTGCAGTGCAAAGCCTATTTGCTCTCTTGCTGAGGTTTTTGAGCTTCACCATGGGTTTGCAGCACTGCTACTGTTGCAGGGGTTGGATGGTTTCAGAGCTGTTCTTCTTGATTACAGGTCCCTGTCCACCTGGGAagtcaccaatggactgtagaaATGTATCTGAGAACAGCAAGGAGATCTCCAGCTCTTGTTTGGAGCCTGATTCACTGCTGgccccagcatctggcagtgattcttgctcctcctcctcagccgGACGAGTTGGGGCAACTGCTGGGAGaccagcagctgcaaatgctgCCCGGGAGCGTAGCCGAGTGCAGACCCTTCGCCATGCCTTCCTGGAGCTGCAGAGGAccctccctgctgtgccacctgACACCAAGCTCTCCAAGTTGGATGTGCTGCTCCTAGCCACCACCTATATTGCACACCTCACCCGTAGCCTACAGGATGAGGAAGAGTTGCCTGGGGAGGGTTTGGGCACCCTGAGAGGGGATGGCTACCTGCACCCCGTCAAGGTAAGGCAGCTGAGGGACAGCTAGAATCTTCGTATTTATCCTGCTAAATCAAAAATAGTGTCTAATATGAGTAGTTCCAGTATTTCCCATCACCACAATCTTTAGGCACCAAGGACCAAATCTTTGAcagtatttaggtgccaaactcccactaatttcaatgaTCCTGATCCAAAACACATTGGAGTTAATGAGAGTCCTTgcactaacttcaatgggctttggctcaggctttAAAATACAAAAGCACAAGCTCTCTAACATAGTTAAAGCTGGCACAATTGAATGAAATGGGCAGCAGTAGAACACTGGGGCCTAGTGCAAAGGCTCACTGTTAAGGTAGTAATGGAAGCCCACAGTATGGATCACAAAATCCTTTAGTACCAGGTCTAATGACTATACCTGGGGATGAGATGATCCACTGTTCTACAACAATTATTCCAAACAGTACAGTGCTTGGCGCTATAAGTAgggttgttttctttctctcactGATCCAGTCGCAGTTTTAGGTCAAGATGTTAGGTGGGGCACTAAATTCTTCTTGGCTGCATATGCATTCATTATATAAGGGCACTTTACAGTCTCTTTGTTAAGCATTCACTCTAGTTTTTACCATACTGTTAGTTCTCCTTCAGAAAAACTTGTGAGGATGCAGAGTGGAGAAAAGCATGATCACGAAGGAGTAGTTTGGGATAAAAATGTTCTCAAATGCACTAGACAGATGAATTTATGTATCTTCAGTTATTTTCCTTCAACTCTAATTTCAtgccttttggggtttttttaaagaatactttgggtttttttacatgtAAGATTCTGGTGAGTTCAGGATGATTCAATTAGGACTAATCTTGAAATGTTCTCTGATTTCCCACAAGTTCCTTGAATATTAGTTCCCAAGACAATGAAGGAGAGTTCATTGTTAATAATACTGAAACTGTAATTGTTCATACTTTAAAAGTAAATGTACATTTTCAGAGATGTAGGTTACTGGTTCAAATGGCATTATAAGCACAAGAGATTCACTTAAATCAGCTAGAAAAAGTAGAGActtctaaagaaaaacaaaacatctaaTATTTCATCTATTAAATCAAGTTTTAACTTGAAGTTATATTTCATGGAATAGTTAATATTTGTTATGTATTTTACGACAGATTCTGCCCCTTACTGATATAACTCaccccactaacttcaatggaactagCTGACTGAGCGCAGTGAGCAGGATTGGCCCTTGTAATATTTGGAAACcattaaaaaaagacagaagCCAGGGAAGTATTAAATTAATATGGGCAGTCAAAGTATGCAGATGCACAATTCTCTGGCTACTATAATAAACTGAATAGTTGGCTCATTTTGCAATTATCTTTAGGTATGATAAAGCACAGGTTGAATTTAAAATACTAGCAGGCAAGTTAATATTTCTAATTCTCTCAatagtaattttgtttttaaattgatgttGGTAATACAAAAAAGTATGTTGTGGTCAAATCACAGTATTCACTTTTAATAAAGTTATAGATGTGAACATTTGAGATTATGAAATCTACAGTTACAATACACAAGCCTAACAATTatgaaagttaaaataaaaatgcaaatacaatttatatatACTGAACAAGAAACATGATTACATTTAAATATACTAACATAGATAATTTTCAGATACCTTAATAGATAGCGATCCATTTCACATCTCATAATATCAGATTTgttgtaataaaaatgttgagGCAGATATTTTATTGCCTTTCAAAGTGAGCCAAAtatccttgtttttattttataattttaaaattaatagacaATTGCAGGCCTGGCTTAACATAAGTAATTAAACTAGAATTCTTTgcgggggtcaacaagcatgtgtaccaaggggatccagtggatatagcgtacttagattttcagaaagcctttgacaaggtccctcgccaaaggctcttacgcaaagtaagctgccacgggataagagggaatgtgctctcatggattggtaactgtttaaaagataggaaacaaagggtaggtataaatggtcagttttccgaatggagagaggtaaatagtggtgtcccccaggggtccgttctgggaccagtcctattcaacatattcataaatgatctggaaaaaggggtaaacagtgaggtggcaaaatttgcagataactatttttagtaattttgtattaagaccgaggcagactgcgaagagctacaaagcatctctcaaaactgggtgactgggcaacaaaatggcagatgaaatttaatgctgataaatgcaaagtaatgcatattggaaaccataatcccaactatacatataaaatgatagggtctaaattagctgttaccactcaagaaagagattttggagtcattgtggatagttctctgaaaacctccactcaatgtgcagtggcagtcaaaaaagtgaacagaatgcagggaataattaagaaagggatatatGATGGGACAGAAAATATCCATATAAATTGGatgcctccatataaatccatggtacgcctacatattgaatactgtgtgcagatatggtcactccatctcaaaaaagatatattgggaattggaaaaggttcagaaaagggcaacaaaaatgattaggtatggaactgcttctgtatgaggagagattaataagactgggacttttcagcttggaaaagagatggttaaggggagttatgattgaggtctataaaatcatgactggtatagaaaaagtatataaggaagtgttgtttactacttctcataacatgAGAACTAGGGCtcaccactgaaattaataggtagcaggtttaaaataaataaaaggaagtatttcttcacacaacgcacagtcaacctgtggaactccttgccaggggatgttgtgaaggccaagaccaaaacagggtttaaaactagaactagatagattcatggaggataggtccactaatggctattagccaggataggcaggaatggtgttcctagactctgtttgccagaagctgggaatgagtgacaggggatggatcacttgatgattacctgttctgttcattccctctggggcacctggtactggccactgtctgaagataGGCcattaggctagatggacctttggtctgacccagtagagccATTCTTATGGGTAAATCCTCATCTCTTGGAAGTCAGGATTAGGAAGGGAAATAAATTAGCAGGTTAAAACCAAAATGTCTGTGGTAACTAAAATAGGGAAATGAGTCCATAAGCTAAAAACCAAAATGTCTGAACTAA is part of the Dermochelys coriacea isolate rDerCor1 chromosome 2, rDerCor1.pri.v4, whole genome shotgun sequence genome and encodes:
- the TCF24 gene encoding transcription factor 24 isoform X1, which gives rise to MGLQHCYCCRGWMVSELFFLITGPCPPGKSPMDCRNVSENSKEISSSCLEPDSLLAPASGSDSCSSSSAGRVGATAGRPAAANAARERSRVQTLRHAFLELQRTLPAVPPDTKLSKLDVLLLATTYIAHLTRSLQDEEELPGEGLGTLRGDGYLHPVKKWPMRSRLYIGATGQFLNHSVQAENANQGETSTNSQS
- the TCF24 gene encoding transcription factor 24 isoform X2 codes for the protein MDCRNVSENSKEISSSCLEPDSLLAPASGSDSCSSSSAGRVGATAGRPAAANAARERSRVQTLRHAFLELQRTLPAVPPDTKLSKLDVLLLATTYIAHLTRSLQDEEELPGEGLGTLRGDGYLHPVKKWPMRSRLYIGATGQFLNHSVQAENANQGETSTNSQS